A section of the Citrobacter farmeri genome encodes:
- a CDS encoding PTS sugar transporter subunit IIB codes for MKILAICGSGLGSSFMVEMNIKKVLKKLNIQADVEHSDLSSATPGAADLFVMAKDIAASASVPETQLVVINNIIDINELEAQLRAWFDKQ; via the coding sequence ATGAAAATTCTGGCGATTTGTGGTTCTGGCCTGGGTAGCAGTTTTATGGTCGAAATGAATATTAAAAAAGTGCTCAAGAAACTTAATATTCAGGCAGACGTTGAACATTCCGATCTCTCCTCCGCCACACCAGGCGCTGCCGATCTGTTTGTGATGGCAAAGGATATTGCCGCCAGCGCCAGTGTACCGGAAACTCAACTGGTGGTGATTAACAATATTATCGATATCAATGAACTGGAAGCGCAATTGCGCGCATGGTTCGACAAACAATAA
- the yfcD gene encoding NUDIX hydrolase YfcD, giving the protein MVEQRRLASTEWVDIVNEDNEVIAQSSREQMRAQGLRHRATYIVVHDGMGKILVQRRTETKDFLPGMLDATAGGVVQADEQLLDSARREAEEELGIAGVPFAEHGQFYFEDKNCRVWGALFSCVSHGPFALQEEEVSEVCWLTPEEITARCDEFTPDSLKALALWMTRNAKNEAARSESQQEKQEEAE; this is encoded by the coding sequence ATGGTGGAACAGCGTCGTTTGGCAAGTACGGAATGGGTGGATATTGTGAATGAAGACAACGAAGTCATTGCGCAATCCAGCCGGGAACAGATGCGAGCGCAGGGCCTGCGTCATCGTGCGACCTATATTGTCGTACACGACGGGATGGGCAAAATACTGGTGCAGCGTCGTACCGAGACAAAAGACTTTTTACCCGGAATGTTAGATGCCACTGCCGGTGGCGTTGTGCAGGCCGACGAACAACTGCTGGATTCTGCCCGCCGCGAAGCGGAAGAAGAGTTAGGCATTGCCGGTGTGCCATTCGCCGAACACGGTCAGTTCTACTTCGAAGATAAGAACTGTCGCGTCTGGGGAGCGCTGTTCAGCTGTGTGTCACATGGCCCGTTCGCCTTACAGGAAGAAGAGGTCAGCGAAGTGTGCTGGCTGACGCCAGAAGAAATTACCGCCCGCTGCGATGAATTCACGCCCGACTCTCTGAAGGCGCTGGCGCTGTGGATGACCCGTAACGCTAAAAACGAAGCGGCCAGGTCAGAGTCGCAGCAAGAGAAGCAGGAAGAAGCCGAGTAA
- the ackA gene encoding acetate kinase — translation MSSKLVLVLNCGSSSLKFAIIDAVNGEEYLSGLAECFHLPEARIKWKMDGGKQEAALGAGAAHSEALNFIVNTILAQKPELSAQLTAIGHRIVHGGEKYTSSVVIDDSVIQGIKDSASFAPLHNPAHLIGIAEALKSFPQLKDKNVAVFDTAFHQTMPEESYLYALPYSLYKEHGVRRYGAHGTSHFFVTQEAAKMLNKPVEELNIITCHLGNGGSVSAIRNGKCVDTSMGLTPLEGLVMGTRSGDIDPAIIFHLHDTLGMSVDQINKMLTKESGLLGLTEVTSDCRYVEDNYTTKEDAKRAMDVYCHRLAKYIGSYTALMDGRLDAVVFTGGIGENAAMVRELSLGKLGVLGFEVDHERNLAARFGKSGFINKEGTRPAVVIPTNEELVIAQDASRLTA, via the coding sequence ATGTCGAGTAAGTTAGTACTGGTTCTGAACTGCGGTAGCTCCTCACTGAAATTTGCAATCATCGATGCAGTTAACGGTGAAGAATACCTTTCTGGTTTAGCCGAATGTTTCCATCTCCCAGAAGCGCGTATCAAATGGAAAATGGACGGCGGTAAACAAGAAGCGGCTTTAGGTGCAGGCGCCGCTCACAGTGAAGCGCTGAACTTTATCGTTAATACTATTCTGGCACAAAAACCAGAACTGTCTGCGCAGTTGACTGCAATCGGTCACCGTATCGTACACGGCGGCGAGAAGTATACCAGCTCCGTGGTTATCGATGACTCTGTTATTCAGGGCATCAAAGATTCTGCCTCTTTCGCACCGCTGCATAACCCGGCTCACCTGATCGGGATCGCAGAAGCACTGAAATCCTTCCCGCAGTTGAAAGACAAAAACGTGGCTGTGTTTGACACCGCGTTCCATCAGACCATGCCGGAAGAGTCTTACCTCTATGCCCTGCCGTACAGCCTGTACAAAGAACACGGCGTTCGTCGTTATGGCGCGCACGGTACCAGCCACTTCTTCGTCACTCAGGAAGCGGCAAAAATGCTGAACAAACCGGTAGAAGAACTGAACATCATCACTTGCCACCTGGGCAACGGTGGTTCTGTTTCTGCTATCCGCAACGGTAAATGTGTTGATACCTCTATGGGCCTGACCCCGCTGGAAGGTCTGGTGATGGGTACTCGTTCCGGTGACATCGACCCGGCAATCATTTTCCACCTGCACGACACGCTGGGCATGAGCGTTGATCAGATTAACAAAATGCTGACCAAAGAGTCTGGCCTGCTGGGTCTGACCGAAGTCACCAGCGACTGCCGTTATGTTGAAGACAACTACACCACCAAAGAAGACGCGAAACGTGCAATGGACGTTTACTGCCACCGTCTGGCGAAGTACATCGGTTCCTACACGGCGCTGATGGATGGTCGTCTGGACGCCGTTGTCTTCACCGGTGGTATCGGTGAGAACGCGGCGATGGTTCGCGAGCTGTCCCTGGGTAAACTGGGCGTGCTGGGCTTTGAAGTTGATCATGAACGTAACCTGGCTGCACGTTTCGGTAAGTCCGGTTTCATCAACAAGGAAGGTACCCGTCCTGCGGTGGTGATCCCAACCAACGAAGAACTGGTTATCGCGCAAGACGCGAGCCGTCTGACTGCCTGA
- a CDS encoding PTS ascorbate transporter subunit IIC, giving the protein MFILETLNFVVDILKVPSVLVGLIALIGLVAQKKSFSDVIKGTIKTILGFIVLGGGATVLVGSLNPLGGMFEHAFNIQGIIPNNEAIVSIALEKYGASTALIMAFGMVANIIVARFTRLKYIFLTGHHTFYMACMIGVILTVAGFDGIGLVFTGSLILGLVMAFFPALAQRYMRRVTGNDEIAFGHFGTLGYVLSGWIGSVCGKGSRSTEEMNLPKNLSFLRDSSISISLTMMIIYLIMAISAGREYVESTFSGGQNYLVYAIIMAITFAAGVFIILQGVRLILAEIVPAFTGFSEKLVPNARPALDCPVVYPYAPNAVLIGFLFSFLGGLVGLFLLGQMKLVLILPGVVPHFFTGATAGVFGNATGGRRGAMIGAFANGLLITFLPVLLLPVLGAIGFANTTFSDADFGVIGIVLGNLARYLSPFAITGLVVALFALLVAWNLFAKNRTVAGQTKENTGAKS; this is encoded by the coding sequence ATGTTTATCCTTGAAACGCTGAATTTTGTTGTTGATATTCTTAAAGTCCCCTCCGTGCTGGTAGGGTTAATTGCATTAATTGGCCTGGTGGCACAGAAGAAATCTTTTTCCGATGTGATAAAAGGGACAATTAAAACGATTCTGGGGTTTATTGTTCTTGGCGGCGGCGCAACGGTGTTGGTGGGTTCATTAAATCCGCTAGGCGGAATGTTTGAGCACGCCTTTAATATTCAGGGCATCATTCCTAATAATGAAGCCATTGTCTCTATCGCCCTGGAGAAATATGGTGCCTCAACTGCGCTTATTATGGCTTTCGGGATGGTGGCGAATATTATTGTCGCCCGCTTCACGCGCCTGAAGTATATCTTCCTGACCGGGCATCATACGTTTTATATGGCCTGTATGATCGGCGTTATTCTGACCGTCGCTGGATTCGATGGAATTGGCCTGGTTTTCACAGGCTCGCTGATTCTGGGGCTGGTGATGGCTTTTTTCCCCGCGCTGGCGCAGCGTTACATGCGGCGGGTCACCGGGAATGATGAGATTGCTTTTGGTCACTTCGGCACGCTGGGATATGTGCTGTCAGGCTGGATTGGCAGCGTCTGCGGCAAAGGTTCCCGTTCGACCGAAGAGATGAATCTGCCGAAGAATCTGAGCTTTTTGCGCGACAGTTCAATCTCTATCTCTCTGACCATGATGATCATCTATCTGATTATGGCGATCAGCGCCGGTCGGGAATATGTCGAAAGTACCTTCAGCGGCGGGCAGAACTATCTGGTTTACGCCATCATCATGGCGATCACCTTTGCCGCTGGGGTGTTTATTATTCTGCAAGGTGTCCGTCTGATTCTGGCAGAAATCGTCCCGGCGTTTACCGGTTTTTCTGAAAAGCTGGTGCCTAACGCGCGACCCGCGCTGGATTGTCCGGTGGTCTATCCCTATGCCCCGAATGCGGTACTGATTGGCTTCCTGTTCAGTTTTCTCGGCGGGCTGGTAGGGCTGTTCCTGCTGGGACAGATGAAACTGGTGCTGATCTTGCCTGGCGTCGTTCCTCACTTTTTTACTGGCGCAACGGCCGGGGTGTTTGGTAACGCCACCGGTGGGCGTCGCGGGGCCATGATTGGCGCGTTTGCCAATGGCCTGTTAATCACCTTCCTGCCGGTTCTCCTCCTGCCCGTACTGGGCGCGATTGGTTTTGCCAATACCACCTTCTCGGATGCTGACTTTGGCGTCATTGGCATCGTTCTCGGCAACCTGGCTCGTTATTTGTCGCCTTTTGCCATTACGGGACTGGTTGTGGCGTTGTTTGCGCTGTTGGTGGCCTGGAACCTGTTCGCAAAAAACCGGACGGTTGCAGGTCAGACTAAGGAAAATACGGGAGCCAAATCATGA
- a CDS encoding transketolase: MNVKAVTQLAREIRIATLKSLIHLGFGHFGGCMSVVETLAVLYGEVMNIDPADPDWPERDYFVLSKGHAGPALYSTLALKGYFPVEELNTLNQNGTRLPSHPDRLKTRGVDATTGSLGQGISIAGGMALSHKLAQRTNRVFCIVGDGELNEGQCWEAFQFIAHHRLNNLTVFVDWNKQQLDGELNDIIHPFCLEDKFRAFGFEAFTVKGDDIPGLLAVVQPVLDNQARPRVVILDSIKGQGVPYLEQLANSHHLRLTDETRHALNDNLRQLEATHD, translated from the coding sequence ATGAATGTAAAGGCGGTAACCCAACTGGCGCGGGAGATTCGCATCGCCACCCTGAAGTCGCTTATTCATCTCGGCTTTGGCCATTTTGGCGGCTGTATGTCGGTGGTGGAAACGCTGGCGGTGTTGTATGGCGAGGTGATGAACATTGACCCTGCCGATCCGGACTGGCCAGAGAGGGACTATTTCGTATTGTCAAAAGGGCATGCCGGACCGGCGCTGTATAGTACGCTGGCGCTGAAAGGCTACTTCCCGGTCGAAGAATTGAACACGCTGAACCAGAATGGCACGCGTCTGCCCAGTCACCCGGACAGGCTTAAGACGCGCGGCGTTGATGCGACGACAGGATCCCTGGGGCAGGGCATTTCTATCGCCGGGGGGATGGCGCTGTCGCACAAACTGGCGCAGCGGACGAACCGGGTATTCTGCATTGTTGGCGATGGCGAGCTCAATGAAGGGCAGTGCTGGGAAGCGTTCCAGTTTATTGCCCATCATCGACTGAACAACCTGACGGTCTTCGTTGACTGGAATAAGCAGCAACTGGACGGCGAACTGAACGACATCATTCACCCGTTTTGTCTTGAAGATAAATTCCGTGCATTTGGTTTTGAGGCGTTCACGGTGAAAGGGGATGACATCCCTGGTCTGCTGGCGGTGGTACAACCGGTTCTGGATAACCAGGCTCGTCCACGCGTTGTGATTCTTGACAGCATCAAAGGGCAAGGGGTGCCGTATCTGGAGCAATTAGCTAACTCACATCACCTGCGCCTGACGGATGAGACCAGACACGCGCTGAACGATAATCTTCGCCAACTGGAGGCTACGCATGATTAA
- a CDS encoding LacI family DNA-binding transcriptional regulator yields MSLTRKRRSTGKVTIADVAQLAGVGTMTVSRALRTPEQVSDKLREKIDAAVHELGYMPNLAASALASASSRTIAMVVPNLSEAGCSEMFAGLQEVLQPAGYQIMLAESRHRLEQEETLLETLLASNIAAAILLSVEHSDTVRNWLKNARIPVMEMGAIRSDPIDMNIGIDNVAAMFELTEMLIQRGYQNIGLLCANQEQWIFQQHLQGWYKAMLRHHMSPNRVINAALPPNFSTGASQLPEFILAWPELDALVCVSDELACGVLFECQRRRIKVPDDLAVVGFGDSDVSRVCQPPLTTMAVPHRKIGIEAGRALLARFEDGNWRDQKPIASSLCVRESC; encoded by the coding sequence ATGTCTCTGACCCGAAAACGACGTAGTACAGGCAAAGTGACTATTGCTGATGTCGCTCAACTTGCTGGTGTCGGCACCATGACCGTCTCTCGCGCACTGCGCACGCCTGAACAGGTTTCCGATAAACTCCGGGAAAAAATAGACGCTGCAGTGCATGAACTGGGCTACATGCCCAATCTGGCAGCAAGTGCGCTGGCGTCTGCGTCGTCACGAACCATTGCGATGGTCGTACCGAATCTCTCTGAGGCTGGCTGCTCGGAGATGTTCGCAGGCTTGCAGGAAGTCCTGCAGCCCGCCGGATACCAGATCATGCTGGCAGAGTCCCGTCATCGCCTGGAACAGGAAGAAACGTTACTGGAGACGCTGCTGGCCTCCAATATTGCCGCCGCCATTTTGCTCAGCGTCGAGCACAGCGACACCGTGCGGAACTGGCTGAAAAACGCCAGAATTCCGGTCATGGAGATGGGGGCGATTCGTAGCGATCCCATTGATATGAACATTGGTATTGATAACGTCGCAGCAATGTTTGAACTCACTGAAATGTTAATTCAACGCGGCTATCAGAACATTGGACTGCTTTGTGCCAATCAGGAACAGTGGATTTTTCAGCAGCACCTGCAGGGCTGGTACAAGGCAATGCTGCGCCACCACATGTCGCCGAATCGGGTGATCAACGCGGCACTCCCCCCCAACTTCTCCACCGGCGCTTCGCAGCTTCCCGAGTTTATTCTCGCCTGGCCTGAACTCGACGCGCTGGTTTGCGTGTCGGATGAACTGGCCTGCGGTGTGCTGTTTGAGTGCCAACGGCGACGCATCAAGGTGCCTGACGATTTAGCGGTAGTTGGATTTGGCGATAGCGATGTGAGCAGGGTTTGCCAGCCGCCGTTGACTACGATGGCAGTGCCACATCGTAAGATTGGCATTGAGGCCGGACGAGCATTACTGGCGCGGTTTGAGGATGGCAACTGGCGCGATCAAAAACCGATCGCCTCCAGTTTATGCGTAAGGGAGAGTTGCTGA
- a CDS encoding transketolase family protein gives MIKLAPAGQKDSVEMRKVYAGFVAKEVAAGSPIIALEADLMSSMAMDGVARDYPQHVINCGIMEANVIGTAAGLALTGRRPFVHTFTAFASRRCFDQLFMSLDYQRSNVKVIASDAGVTACHNGGTHMSFEDMGIVRGLAHSVVLEVTDAVMFDDILRQLIDLDGFYWVRTIRKQAPSIYASGSTFTLGKGNVLREGNDVTLIANGIMVAEALEAARQLERMGVSTAVIDMFTLKPIDRMLVKNYAEKTGRIVTCENHSIHNGLGSAVAEVLVETCPVPMRRVGVRERYGQVGTQDFLQEEYGLTAAAIVTAAKSLL, from the coding sequence ATGATTAAGCTCGCGCCCGCAGGACAAAAAGACAGTGTGGAGATGCGCAAGGTTTATGCCGGTTTTGTCGCGAAAGAAGTGGCAGCGGGAAGTCCGATCATTGCGCTGGAAGCGGATTTGATGAGCTCCATGGCGATGGATGGCGTGGCGCGCGACTATCCGCAACATGTTATTAATTGCGGCATCATGGAGGCAAACGTTATTGGTACCGCGGCGGGGCTGGCGCTGACCGGGCGCAGGCCGTTTGTGCATACCTTTACGGCGTTCGCCAGTCGCCGCTGTTTCGATCAATTGTTTATGTCGCTCGATTATCAGCGGAGTAACGTCAAAGTCATCGCCTCAGATGCTGGCGTGACCGCCTGTCATAACGGCGGGACGCACATGTCTTTCGAAGATATGGGTATCGTTCGTGGGCTGGCGCATTCGGTGGTGCTGGAAGTCACAGATGCCGTCATGTTTGACGATATCTTACGTCAACTGATTGACCTCGACGGGTTTTACTGGGTACGTACCATCCGTAAGCAGGCACCGAGTATTTACGCCTCGGGATCGACCTTTACGCTGGGGAAAGGAAATGTGTTGCGGGAAGGCAATGATGTCACCTTAATTGCTAATGGGATTATGGTCGCTGAAGCGCTGGAAGCGGCACGCCAACTGGAGCGGATGGGGGTCAGTACGGCTGTCATCGACATGTTCACTCTCAAGCCTATCGATCGCATGCTGGTGAAGAACTATGCCGAAAAAACGGGGCGAATTGTGACCTGTGAAAATCACAGTATCCATAATGGGCTGGGATCGGCGGTAGCGGAAGTACTGGTAGAAACCTGCCCGGTTCCGATGCGGCGGGTTGGCGTCAGGGAGCGCTACGGACAGGTCGGCACTCAGGATTTCTTACAGGAAGAGTATGGACTCACTGCGGCAGCGATTGTGACTGCCGCAAAATCACTGCTTTAG
- the pta gene encoding phosphate acetyltransferase: protein MSRIIMLIPTGTSVGLTSVSLGVIRAMERKGVRLSVFKPIAQPRAGGDAPDQTTAIVRANSSVTAAEPLKMSHVESLLSSNQKDVLMEEIIANYHANTKDAEVVLVEGLVPTRKHQFAQSLNYEIAKTLNAEIVFVMSQGTDTPEQLNERIELTRSSFGGTKNTNITGVIVNKLNAPVDEQGRTRPDLSEIFDDSSKAQVVKVDPAQLTASSPLPVLGAVPWSFDLIATRAIDMARHLNATIVNEGDINTRRVKSVTFCARSIPHMLEHFRAGSLLVTSADRPDVLVAACLAAMNGVEIGALLLTGGYEMDARISKLCERAFATGLPVFMVNTNTWQTSLSLQSFNLEVPVDDHARIEKVQEYVANYINADWIESLTATSERSRRLSPPAFRYQLTELARKAGKRVVLPEGDEPRTVKAAAICAERGIATCVLLGNPEEINRVAASQGVELGAGIEIVDPEVVRESYVARLVELRKSKGMTETVAREQLEDNVVLGTLMLEQDEVDGLVSGAVHTTANTIRPPLQLIKTAPGSSLVSSVFFMLLPEQVYVYGDCAINPDPTAEQLAEIAIQSADSAIAFGIEPRVAMLSYSTGTSGAGSDVEKVREATRLAQEKRPDLMIDGPLQYDAAVMADVAKSKAPNSPVAGRATVFIFPDLNTGNTTYKAVQRSADLISIGPMLQGMRKPVNDLSRGALVDDIVYTIALTAIQSSQQQ from the coding sequence GTGTCCCGTATTATTATGCTGATCCCTACCGGAACCAGCGTCGGCCTGACCAGCGTCAGCCTCGGCGTCATCCGCGCTATGGAACGCAAAGGCGTTCGTCTGAGTGTCTTTAAGCCAATCGCCCAGCCACGCGCCGGTGGCGATGCGCCAGACCAGACCACCGCTATCGTTCGTGCAAACTCCTCTGTAACAGCGGCTGAACCGCTGAAGATGAGCCACGTTGAGTCTCTGCTGTCCAGCAATCAGAAAGATGTGCTGATGGAAGAGATCATCGCGAACTACCACGCGAACACCAAAGACGCAGAAGTGGTACTGGTTGAAGGCCTGGTCCCAACCCGTAAACACCAGTTCGCGCAGTCGCTGAACTACGAAATTGCCAAAACGCTGAATGCAGAAATCGTATTCGTGATGTCTCAGGGCACCGATACGCCAGAACAGCTGAACGAGCGTATTGAACTGACTCGCAGCAGCTTCGGCGGCACAAAAAATACCAACATCACTGGCGTTATCGTTAATAAACTGAACGCTCCGGTTGATGAACAGGGTCGTACTCGCCCGGATCTGTCCGAGATTTTCGACGACTCTTCCAAAGCACAGGTCGTGAAGGTTGATCCGGCCCAGCTCACCGCAAGCAGCCCGCTGCCGGTTCTGGGCGCGGTGCCGTGGAGCTTTGATCTGATTGCGACTCGTGCAATCGACATGGCGCGCCACCTGAATGCCACCATCGTTAACGAAGGCGACATCAACACGCGTCGCGTGAAATCTGTCACCTTCTGTGCGCGCAGCATTCCGCACATGCTGGAACACTTCCGCGCCGGTTCTCTGCTGGTTACCTCCGCTGACCGTCCGGACGTGCTGGTTGCCGCTTGTCTGGCCGCGATGAACGGCGTAGAAATCGGCGCCCTGCTGCTGACCGGTGGTTACGAAATGGACGCGCGCATTTCTAAACTGTGTGAACGCGCTTTTGCGACCGGCCTGCCGGTATTCATGGTGAACACCAATACCTGGCAGACCTCTCTGAGCCTGCAAAGCTTCAACCTGGAAGTGCCGGTTGACGATCACGCTCGCATCGAGAAAGTTCAGGAGTATGTGGCGAACTACATCAACGCTGACTGGATCGAGTCTCTGACCGCGACCTCTGAGCGCAGCCGTCGTCTGTCTCCACCCGCTTTCCGCTATCAGTTGACCGAACTGGCACGTAAAGCCGGTAAACGTGTTGTGCTGCCGGAAGGCGACGAACCGCGTACCGTGAAAGCGGCAGCCATCTGTGCTGAACGTGGTATCGCTACCTGCGTGCTGCTGGGTAATCCGGAAGAGATCAACCGCGTTGCGGCGTCTCAGGGTGTTGAACTCGGCGCTGGCATCGAAATCGTTGACCCGGAAGTGGTTCGCGAAAGCTATGTCGCACGTCTGGTTGAACTGCGTAAGAGCAAAGGCATGACCGAAACCGTTGCCCGCGAACAGCTGGAAGACAACGTGGTTCTCGGTACGCTGATGCTGGAACAAGACGAAGTTGACGGTCTGGTATCGGGTGCCGTTCACACCACGGCGAACACCATTCGTCCGCCGCTGCAATTGATCAAAACAGCGCCAGGCAGCTCACTGGTTTCCTCCGTATTCTTCATGCTGCTGCCGGAACAGGTTTATGTTTACGGTGACTGCGCGATCAACCCGGATCCGACCGCTGAACAGTTGGCTGAGATCGCTATCCAGTCTGCCGATTCCGCTATTGCCTTTGGCATCGAACCGCGCGTTGCGATGCTCTCCTACTCCACCGGCACCTCTGGTGCGGGTAGCGACGTAGAAAAAGTGCGCGAAGCGACTCGTCTGGCGCAGGAAAAACGTCCTGACCTGATGATCGATGGTCCGCTGCAGTACGATGCCGCCGTGATGGCTGATGTCGCAAAATCCAAAGCGCCGAACTCTCCGGTTGCCGGTCGCGCTACCGTGTTCATCTTCCCGGATCTGAACACCGGTAACACCACCTACAAAGCGGTACAGCGTTCTGCCGACCTGATCTCCATCGGGCCGATGCTGCAGGGTATGCGCAAGCCGGTGAACGACCTGTCTCGTGGCGCGCTGGTAGACGATATCGTCTACACCATCGCCCTGACCGCGATTCAGTCTTCACAACAGCAGTAA
- a CDS encoding PTS sugar transporter subunit IIA → MLRESVADWQQALEWCARPLIAAGVITPEYLTAIVAQHQQLGPYYVLAPGLAMPHARPEEGAKALGLSLLKLEHGVSFGAGEFDPVDIIIMLAAPDKHSHIAMISALAELFSSDEDLTQLHQATTLEEIKTVISRF, encoded by the coding sequence ATGCTGCGCGAGAGTGTGGCGGACTGGCAACAGGCTCTTGAGTGGTGTGCCAGACCTTTGATCGCTGCCGGGGTTATTACACCGGAATACCTCACCGCCATCGTCGCGCAGCATCAGCAACTGGGACCTTATTACGTTCTGGCGCCGGGTCTGGCGATGCCGCATGCCAGACCCGAAGAAGGGGCAAAAGCATTAGGGCTCTCATTATTAAAACTGGAGCACGGTGTTTCATTTGGCGCAGGCGAATTTGATCCTGTCGATATTATTATCATGCTGGCGGCACCGGATAAACACAGCCATATTGCCATGATATCCGCACTGGCCGAATTATTTTCAAGCGATGAGGACCTGACGCAATTACATCAGGCAACCACTCTGGAGGAAATCAAAACAGTCATTTCGCGTTTCTGA
- the yfcC gene encoding putative basic amino acid antiporter YfcC encodes MSAVTETQPTRKWAMPDTLVIIFFVAILTSLATWVVPVGMFDSQEVQYQVDGQTKTRKVVDPHSFRILTNEAGEAQYHPVKFFTTGDESPGLMNFPFEGLTSGSKFGTAVGIIMFMLVIGGAFGIVMRTGTIDNGILALIRHTKGNEVLFIPVLFILFSLGGAVFGMGEEAVAFAIIIAPLMVRLGYDSITTVLVTYIATQIGFASSWMNPFCVVVAQGIAGVPVLSGSGLRIVVWVISTLIGLTFTLAYASRVKKNPHLSRVHESDRFFREQQADIVERRFTIGDWLVLLVLTGVMVWVIWGVIVNAWFIPEIASQFFTMGLVIGIIAVVFRLNGMTVNIMASSFTEGARMMIAPALLVGFAKGILLLVGNGEAGDASVLNTLLHSIANGISGLDNAVAAWFMLLFQAVFNFFVTSGSGQAALTMPLLAPLGDLVGVNRQVTVLAFQFGDGFSHIIYPTSASLMATLGVCRVDFRNWLKVGATLLGLLFIMSSVVVIGAQIMGYH; translated from the coding sequence ATGTCTGCAGTAACCGAAACACAGCCAACCAGAAAATGGGCCATGCCCGATACGTTGGTCATTATTTTCTTTGTCGCTATTTTAACCAGCCTTGCGACCTGGGTTGTCCCGGTCGGGATGTTCGACAGCCAGGAGGTCCAATACCAGGTAGATGGTCAGACAAAAACCCGTAAAGTGGTCGACCCGCACTCCTTTCGTATTCTGACCAACGAGGCTGGTGAAGCGCAGTACCACCCGGTGAAGTTCTTTACCACCGGTGATGAAAGTCCGGGCCTGATGAACTTCCCGTTCGAAGGGCTGACTTCTGGCTCTAAATTCGGCACCGCCGTCGGTATCATCATGTTTATGCTGGTGATTGGTGGCGCGTTTGGCATCGTCATGCGCACAGGAACTATTGATAATGGCATCCTGGCGCTGATCCGTCATACCAAAGGCAACGAGGTTCTGTTCATCCCGGTGCTGTTTATTCTCTTCTCACTGGGCGGCGCGGTATTCGGTATGGGAGAAGAGGCGGTCGCCTTTGCGATCATCATCGCGCCGCTGATGGTACGACTGGGCTACGACAGTATCACCACCGTGCTGGTGACCTACATCGCGACACAAATTGGCTTTGCCAGTTCGTGGATGAATCCCTTCTGCGTGGTAGTCGCTCAGGGAATAGCTGGCGTCCCCGTTCTCTCCGGTTCCGGTCTGCGCATTGTGGTATGGGTCATTTCAACGCTGATTGGCCTGACGTTTACCCTCGCCTATGCCTCGCGCGTGAAAAAGAACCCGCATCTGTCGCGCGTGCATGAGTCCGATCGTTTCTTCCGTGAACAGCAGGCTGACATTGTCGAGCGACGCTTCACGATCGGCGACTGGCTGGTGCTACTGGTTCTGACCGGTGTAATGGTATGGGTGATCTGGGGCGTCATCGTCAACGCGTGGTTTATTCCTGAAATCGCCAGCCAGTTCTTCACCATGGGCCTGGTGATTGGCATTATTGCCGTTGTCTTTCGCCTTAACGGTATGACGGTCAACATTATGGCGTCCTCTTTCACCGAAGGCGCGCGCATGATGATTGCCCCCGCCCTGCTGGTTGGCTTTGCCAAAGGCATATTGCTGCTGGTAGGCAACGGCGAAGCAGGTGACGCGAGTGTACTGAATACGCTGTTGCACAGCATCGCCAACGGCATCAGCGGGCTGGATAACGCCGTTGCCGCGTGGTTTATGCTGCTCTTCCAGGCCGTGTTTAATTTCTTTGTTACCTCAGGATCGGGCCAGGCGGCGCTGACCATGCCGCTGTTAGCGCCGCTCGGCGATCTGGTGGGTGTTAACCGTCAGGTGACCGTGCTGGCATTCCAGTTTGGCGATGGCTTCAGCCATATCATCTATCCGACCTCTGCGTCACTGATGGCGACCTTAGGCGTTTGTCGGGTGGATTTCCGTAACTGGCTAAAAGTGGGTGCGACGCTGCTGGGGCTGCTGTTTATTATGTCCAGCGTGGTGGTGATTGGCGCACAGATTATGGGCTACCATTGA